In Alligator mississippiensis isolate rAllMis1 chromosome 10, rAllMis1, whole genome shotgun sequence, one DNA window encodes the following:
- the LOC132243469 gene encoding immunoglobulin lambda-like polypeptide 5, with translation MARTHHPFPPRVGGVLRPGAGPGVLCPGALPRLTSQWISTQPPLLELLHTDQPPFNGSHPDTVLHLVLLGVCSGSALSLPSSWHRFLYSHVSLWWVFGGGTQLTVLGQPKASPTVHLFPPSSEEISSKSKATLVCLMDSFYPGSVLVTWKADGTTMSSGVETTKPSKQSDNKYMSSSYLSLSASDWKSHETYTCQVTHDGKSIEKTLKRSECS, from the exons ATGGCAAGGACCC ACCATCCTTTCCCCCCTCGTGTCGGCGGGGTGCTGAGGCCAGGAGCAGGCCCTGGTGTGCTCTGTCCAGGAGCGCTCCCTCGTCTCACTTCCCAGTGGATCTccactcagcctcctcttcttgagcttctccacacgGATCAACCGCCGTTTAATGGGAGCCACCCTGACACTGTCCTGCACCTCGTGTTGCTTGGCgtgtgcagtggcagtgccctcTCCCTGCCATCGAGCTGGCACCGGTTTTTGTACAGCCATGTATCACTGTGGTGGGTGTTCGGAGGAGGAACCCAGCTGACCGTCCTTG GACAGCCAAAGGCCTCTCCTACAGtgcacctcttccctccctcctcggAAGAGATCAGCAGCAAGAGCAAGGCCACGCTGGTGTGTCTGATGGACAGCTTTTACCCCGGCTCAGTCCTGGTCACCTGGAAAGCTGATGGCACCACCATGTCCAGTGGAGTGGAGACCACCAAGCCGTCCAAACAGAGCGACAACAAGTACATGTCCAGCAGCTACCTGTCGCTGAGTGCCTCCGACTGGAAGAGCCACGAGACCTACACCTGTCAGGTGACGCACGACGGGAAGAGCATCGAGAAGACCCTGAAGAGATCGGAGTGCTCTTAG